The following proteins are encoded in a genomic region of Sulfurimonas sp. HSL3-7:
- a CDS encoding response regulator transcription factor, translating to MTKVLLIEDDTEITTLLKSFLERYGMEVIAYENPLSAIDSFGIESYDIVLLDLTLPQLDGLEVCRQIRKKSDIPIIISSARHDLADKVVALDYGADDYLPKPYEPRELVARIQSHIRRYAGSLAKKPSRFAIDSERMRITKDGVPIELTLAEYELLSLLIKNAQKVISRDFIANNVNAISWESSERSIDVLMSRIRHKIEENPKKPLFIRSIRGVGYKFTE from the coding sequence ATGACAAAAGTACTGCTGATAGAAGATGATACAGAGATCACCACGCTGCTCAAAAGCTTTCTCGAGCGCTACGGCATGGAGGTAATCGCCTACGAGAACCCTTTGAGCGCGATCGACTCCTTCGGCATCGAGTCCTACGACATCGTACTGCTCGATCTTACCCTGCCGCAGCTCGACGGGCTTGAGGTGTGCCGGCAAATCCGCAAAAAGAGCGACATCCCCATCATCATCTCATCGGCACGCCATGATCTTGCCGACAAGGTCGTGGCACTCGACTACGGCGCAGACGACTACCTGCCAAAACCCTACGAACCGCGCGAACTTGTCGCCCGTATTCAGAGTCATATCCGCCGCTACGCCGGCAGCCTGGCCAAAAAGCCTTCGCGTTTTGCCATCGACAGCGAACGGATGCGCATCACCAAAGACGGTGTTCCGATTGAGCTGACGCTGGCAGAATACGAACTGCTTTCACTCCTCATCAAGAACGCCCAGAAAGTGATCTCCCGCGACTTCATCGCCAACAACGTCAACGCCATCTCGTGGGAGAGCTCCGAGCGCAGCATCGACGTGCTGATGAGCCGCATCCGCCATAAGATCGAAGAGAACCCGAAAAAACCACTCTTCATCCGCTCCATCCGCGGCGTCGGCTACAAGTTTACGGAGTAA
- a CDS encoding Spy/CpxP family protein refolding chaperone → MKRTLLIGLLLTSVSAFAYMGHPGPDRMMLDELNLTPAQEKEIKTIRKESRNERIKLMDQMDELRDETRKQMMSVLNDEQKRQFIALRKEMRQSRRDNGCDRGTMGKMKPPMR, encoded by the coding sequence ATGAAACGTACACTATTGATCGGACTGCTTTTGACCTCGGTCAGCGCTTTTGCCTATATGGGCCATCCCGGACCCGACAGGATGATGCTCGACGAACTCAACCTCACACCGGCCCAGGAGAAAGAGATCAAGACGATCCGCAAAGAGTCCAGAAACGAGCGTATCAAGCTGATGGATCAGATGGATGAGCTCCGCGATGAGACCCGAAAACAGATGATGTCGGTTCTAAACGATGAACAGAAGAGACAGTTCATAGCCCTTCGCAAAGAGATGCGCCAGTCACGCAGGGACAACGGCTGCGATCGTGGTACAATGGGTAAAATGAAACCACCAATGCGATAA